In a genomic window of Phacochoerus africanus isolate WHEZ1 chromosome 6, ROS_Pafr_v1, whole genome shotgun sequence:
- the ZNF623 gene encoding zinc finger protein 623 — translation MSEALAVRELAAPAFAGGAEPRIRGLLGSLEGRGLRSCRPQEGRGQQAAPPRGEMQAAPAAQVGRAAGGDPGLSSDLLLLESELAEGEARRQACGRSFPFSPESGWDQHGRAAGGEGLPACSGCGQDLLLHPEQRPQAGERPLKCAQCGKAFCHSSDLARHQRVHTRERPFECKECGKGFSQSSLLIRHQRIHTGERPYECNECGKSFIRSSSLIRHYQIHTEVRQYECSECGKAFRHRSDLIEHQRIHTGERPFECNECGKAFIRSSKLIQHQRIHTGERPYVCNECGKRFSQTSNFTQHQRIHTGEKLYECNECGKAFFLSSYLIRHQKIHTGERVYECKECGKAFLQKAHLTEHQKIHTGDRPFECKDCGKAFIQSSKLLLHQIIHTGEKPYVCSYCGKGFIQRSNFLQHQKIHTEEKLYECGHYGKEFSSTPSFQSLQDDPPEGLPLNKTPVPLGETHVGQGEGADS, via the coding sequence ATGTCAGAAGCCCTGGCCGTGAGGGAGCTCGCAGCCCCCGCATTTGCTGGGGGTGCGGAACCCCGAATCCGGGGCCTGTTGGGAAGCCTGGAAGGGCGGGGCCTGCGGAGCTGCCGCCCCCAGGAGGGGCGTGGCCAGCAGGCGGCCCCTCCCCGTGGGGAGATGCAAGCGGCCCCCGCAGCGCAGGTGGGCCGCGCGGCGGGCGGAGACCCCGGCCTGAGCTcggacctcctcctcctggagagcGAGCTGGCCGAAGGCGAGGCCCGGCGCCAGGCCTGTGGCCGAAGCTTCCCGTTTAGTCCGGAGTCCGGCTGGGACCAGCACGGGCGGGCTGCGGGAGGGGAAGGGCTGCCCGCGTGCAGCGGGTGCGGGCAGGACTTGCTTCTCCACCCGGAACAGAGGCCCCAGGCCGGGGAGAGGCCGCTCAAGTGCGCTCAGTGTGGGAAGGCCTTCTGTCACAGCTCCGACCTGGCTCGGCACCAGCGTGTTCACACCCGGGAGAGGCCTTTCGAGTGCAAGGAGTGTGGGAAAGGCTTCAGCCAGAGCTCCCTGCTCATTCGCCATCAGCGGATTCACACGGGAGAGAGGCCCTACGAGTGTAACGAGTGCGGCAAGTCCTTCATCCGGAGCTCCAGCCTCATCCGGCATTACCAGATCCACACCGAGGTGCGGCAGTACGAGTGCAGCGAGTGTGGGAAGGCCTTCCGCCACCGCTCGGACCTCATCGAGCACCAGAGGATCCACACTGGGGAGAGGCCCTTCGAGTGCAATGAGTGTGGCAAGGCCTTCATCCGGAGCTCAAAGCTTATTCAGCACCAGCGGATCCACACTGGAGAGAGGCCTTACGTGTGCAACGAGTGTGGGAAGCGGTTCAGCCAGACATCCAACTTCACTcagcatcagagaattcacactggagagaagctCTATGAGTGTAAcgagtgtgggaaagccttctTTCTGAGTTCCTACCTTATCCGACACCAGAAAATCCACACTGGAGAGAGGGTCTACGAGTGTAAGGAGTGTGGGAAGGCTTTTCTCCAGAAAGCCCACCTCACCGAGCACCAGAAGATCCACACTGGGGACAGGCCCTTTGAATGCAAGGACTGTGGGAAAGCTTTCATTCAGAGCTCCAAGCTCCTCCTGCATCAGATcattcacactggagaaaagccCTATGTGTGTAGTTACTGTGGGAAGGGCTTTATTCAGAGGTCAAACTTCCTCCAACACCAGAAAATTCATACTGAAGAGAAACTCTATGAATGCGGTCACTATGGGAAAGAGTTCAGCTCCACTCCGAGCTTTCAAAGTCTTCAGGATGACCCCCCGGAGGGACTTCCCTTGAATAAGACCCCCGTGCCTTTGGGCGAGACGCATGTGGGTCAGGGGGAAGGCGCAGACTCCTAA
- the GFUS gene encoding GDP-L-fucose synthase isoform X2: MGEPQGSTRILVTGGSGLVGRAIQKVVADGARLPGEDWVFVSSKDADLTNAAQTRALFEKVQPTHVIHLAAMVGGLFRNMKYNLDFWRKNVHINDNVLHSAFEVGARKVVSCLSTCIFPDKTTYPIDETMIHDGPPHSSNFGYSYAKRMIDVQNRAYFQQHGCTFTAVIPTNVFGPHDNFNIEDGHVLPGLIHKVHLAKSRGSALTVWGTGRPRRQFIYSLDLARLFLWVLREYDQVEPIILSVGEEDEVSIREAAEAVVEAMDFHGEVIFDTTKSDGQFKKTASNSKLRAYLPDFRFTPFKQAVKETCAWFTDNYEEARK, translated from the exons ATGGGTGAGCCCCAGGGGTCCACGCGGATCCTAGTGACGGGGGGCTCTGGGCTGGTGGGCAGAGCCATCCAGAAGGTGGTAGCAGATGGAGCCAGGCTGCCCGGAGAGGACTGGGTGTTTGTCTCCTCCAAGGATGCCGACCTCAC GAATGCTGCACAGACCCGGGCACTGTTTGAAAAGGTCCAGCCCACACACGTCATCCATCTTGCTGCCATGGTGGGGGGCCTCTTCCGGAACATGAAATACAATTTGGACTTCTGG AGGAAAAACGTGCACATCAACGACAACGTGCTGCACTCGGCCTTCGAGGTGGGCGCGCGCAAGGTGGTCTCCTGCTTGTCTACCTGCATCTTCCCGGACAAGACCACCTACCCTATCGACGAGACCATg ATTCATGATGGGCCGCCGCACAGCAGCAATTTTGGCTACTCTTATGCCAAGAGGATGATTGACGTGCAGAACAG GGCCTACTTCCAGCAGCACGGCTGCACCTTCACCGCCGTCATTCCCACCAATGTCTTCGGGCCGCATGACAACTTCAACATCGAGGATGGCCACGTGCTGCCCGGCCTCATCCACAAGGTGCACCTGGCCAAGA GCCGCGGCTCGGCCCTGACGGTGTGGGGCACGGGGAGGCCCCGGAGGCAGTTCATCTACTCACTG GACCTGGCTCGGCTCTTCCTCTGGGTCCTGCGGGAATACGACCAGGTGGAGCCCATCATCCTGTCAG TGGGCGAGGAGGACGAGGTGTCCATCCGGGAGGCGGCCGAGGCCGTGGTGGAGGCCATGGACTTCCACGGGGAGGTCATC TTTGATACCACCAAGTCAGATGGGCAGTTTAAGAAGACGGCCAGCAACAGCAAGCTGCGGGCCTACCTGCCTGACTTCCGGTTCACACCCTTCAAGCAGG CCGTGAAGGAGACCTGTGCCTGGTTCACTGACAACTACGAGGAGGCACGGAAGTGA
- the GFUS gene encoding GDP-L-fucose synthase isoform X1, translating into MGEPQGSTRILVTGGSGLVGRAIQKVVADGARLPGEDWVFVSSKDADLTNAAQTRALFEKVQPTHVIHLAAMVGGLFRNMKYNLDFWRKNVHINDNVLHSAFEVGARKVVSCLSTCIFPDKTTYPIDETMIHDGPPHSSNFGYSYAKRMIDVQNRAYFQQHGCTFTAVIPTNVFGPHDNFNIEDGHVLPGLIHKVHLAKSRGSALTVWGTGRPRRQFIYSLDLARLFLWVLREYDQVEPIILSVGEEDEVSIREAAEAVVEAMDFHGEVIFDTTKSDGQFKKTASNSKLRAYLPDFRFTPFKQGEPSRPSPGSPPSPSRGLSSLPPGGVGALQVWSPHRHRGGRRQGDCPMALGPLPTSPAASAAVKETCAWFTDNYEEARK; encoded by the exons ATGGGTGAGCCCCAGGGGTCCACGCGGATCCTAGTGACGGGGGGCTCTGGGCTGGTGGGCAGAGCCATCCAGAAGGTGGTAGCAGATGGAGCCAGGCTGCCCGGAGAGGACTGGGTGTTTGTCTCCTCCAAGGATGCCGACCTCAC GAATGCTGCACAGACCCGGGCACTGTTTGAAAAGGTCCAGCCCACACACGTCATCCATCTTGCTGCCATGGTGGGGGGCCTCTTCCGGAACATGAAATACAATTTGGACTTCTGG AGGAAAAACGTGCACATCAACGACAACGTGCTGCACTCGGCCTTCGAGGTGGGCGCGCGCAAGGTGGTCTCCTGCTTGTCTACCTGCATCTTCCCGGACAAGACCACCTACCCTATCGACGAGACCATg ATTCATGATGGGCCGCCGCACAGCAGCAATTTTGGCTACTCTTATGCCAAGAGGATGATTGACGTGCAGAACAG GGCCTACTTCCAGCAGCACGGCTGCACCTTCACCGCCGTCATTCCCACCAATGTCTTCGGGCCGCATGACAACTTCAACATCGAGGATGGCCACGTGCTGCCCGGCCTCATCCACAAGGTGCACCTGGCCAAGA GCCGCGGCTCGGCCCTGACGGTGTGGGGCACGGGGAGGCCCCGGAGGCAGTTCATCTACTCACTG GACCTGGCTCGGCTCTTCCTCTGGGTCCTGCGGGAATACGACCAGGTGGAGCCCATCATCCTGTCAG TGGGCGAGGAGGACGAGGTGTCCATCCGGGAGGCGGCCGAGGCCGTGGTGGAGGCCATGGACTTCCACGGGGAGGTCATC TTTGATACCACCAAGTCAGATGGGCAGTTTAAGAAGACGGCCAGCAACAGCAAGCTGCGGGCCTACCTGCCTGACTTCCGGTTCACACCCTTCAAGCAGGGTGAGCCCTCTCGCCCCAGCCCTGGGagtcctcccagcccctcccgaGGCCTCAGCTCCCTCCCGCCAGGTGGGGTGGGCGCCCTACAGGTTTGGTCTCCACACCGTCACcgtggaggcaggaggcagggtgaCTGCCCTATGGCcctgggccccctccccacctcccctgctgcCTCTGCAGCCGTGAAGGAGACCTGTGCCTGGTTCACTGACAACTACGAGGAGGCACGGAAGTGA